The following are encoded in a window of Streptomyces taklimakanensis genomic DNA:
- a CDS encoding DUF6011 domain-containing protein, which produces MDTHPAQQLTLPEGAGPADDRQEHGDHHQEQGVLFAVASPAGAGGPQLRTWRSRALPARRQGALFGVEELGAGAEAWAAVATSTRVRRCEVCGRPLRSLESRAAGVGPGCAAKRGRAVVSSARLARVTRRRRHLAAVPAA; this is translated from the coding sequence ATGGACACGCACCCGGCACAGCAGCTCACGTTGCCCGAGGGGGCCGGCCCCGCCGACGACCGCCAGGAGCACGGCGACCACCACCAGGAGCAGGGCGTGTTGTTCGCCGTGGCGTCCCCGGCCGGGGCGGGCGGGCCGCAGCTGAGGACCTGGCGGAGCCGCGCCCTCCCGGCCCGGAGGCAGGGGGCGTTGTTCGGCGTGGAGGAGCTGGGCGCGGGCGCGGAGGCGTGGGCGGCGGTGGCGACGTCGACCAGGGTCCGGCGGTGCGAGGTGTGCGGGCGGCCTCTGCGGTCGCTGGAGTCGAGGGCGGCCGGGGTCGGCCCGGGGTGCGCGGCCAAGCGGGGCCGGGCGGTGGTCTCCTCTGCCCGGCTGGCCCGGGTCACCCGGCGTCGCCGGCACCTGGCGGCGGTCCCGGCCGCGTGA
- a CDS encoding ParA family protein, giving the protein MTTPPGEPGGPAEGSRIALPPLETPDRLEVVAAWPVDAPYQAWRPQVLVPGTHTPGRPPRTFAVVNQKGGAGKTTTAVELAAAWAADGYRVRVIDADPQEAALSAWLRPQHPEGEEPRSLRSVFFEECTLAEATYPTRFEGIDVVPSGLDLARVEYERPVGAEKAVAAALAEDAEDAGSARYDVTLIDSAPSLGLVTVAALAAADEAVVPLRVGGLDVMGMASLHKTIRSVQRMLNPKLRVGMVLLTAWDKSGLARQLSERVAEDYPEVPVVPVRRSVRASEAPAAGEPVRSWAPESTVASDYAQAAGLLLAREGAA; this is encoded by the coding sequence ATGACGACACCACCAGGAGAGCCGGGAGGCCCTGCCGAGGGCTCCCGTATCGCACTGCCGCCGCTGGAGACGCCGGACCGGCTGGAGGTCGTGGCCGCGTGGCCCGTGGACGCCCCGTACCAGGCGTGGCGCCCGCAGGTCCTCGTACCGGGCACGCACACTCCGGGTCGGCCGCCGCGCACGTTCGCCGTGGTCAACCAGAAGGGCGGGGCGGGGAAGACGACGACGGCGGTGGAGCTGGCGGCGGCGTGGGCGGCGGACGGGTACCGCGTCCGGGTCATCGACGCCGACCCGCAGGAGGCCGCGCTGTCGGCGTGGCTGCGCCCGCAGCACCCCGAGGGGGAGGAGCCGCGTTCGCTGCGGTCGGTGTTCTTCGAGGAGTGCACGCTGGCGGAGGCGACGTACCCGACGCGGTTCGAGGGGATCGACGTCGTGCCGTCCGGGCTGGACCTGGCGCGGGTGGAGTACGAGCGGCCGGTGGGCGCGGAGAAAGCGGTGGCCGCCGCGCTGGCGGAGGACGCGGAGGACGCCGGGTCCGCGCGCTACGACGTGACGCTGATCGACAGCGCGCCGTCTCTGGGCCTGGTCACCGTCGCCGCGCTCGCCGCGGCGGATGAAGCGGTGGTGCCGCTGCGGGTCGGCGGCCTGGACGTGATGGGCATGGCCTCGCTCCACAAGACGATCCGCAGCGTGCAGCGCATGCTGAACCCGAAGCTGCGGGTGGGCATGGTGCTGCTCACCGCGTGGGACAAGTCCGGGCTCGCCCGGCAGCTCTCGGAGCGGGTCGCGGAGGACTACCCGGAGGTGCCGGTGGTGCCGGTCCGGCGCAGCGTGCGCGCCTCGGAGGCCCCGGCCGCCGGCGAACCGGTGCGGTCGTGGGCGCCGGAGTCGACGGTGGCCAGTGACTACGCGCAGGCCGCCGGGCTGCTCCTGGCCCGGGAGGGTGCCGCGTGA